A single window of Plectropomus leopardus isolate mb chromosome 12, YSFRI_Pleo_2.0, whole genome shotgun sequence DNA harbors:
- the lyn gene encoding tyrosine-protein kinase Lyn isoform X3 — translation MGCMKSTLSGGLSRGVEVKSGQQTQNNSLLPGQVFQKMEEQSVGKIVIGLYPYEAVHPDDLGFKKGEKMKILEEHGEWWKAKSLTTNKEGFIPCNYVAQADTMETEEWFFKDITRKDAERQLLAPANKPGSYLIRESETSKGSYSLSIRDVDAQGTDSVKHYKIRMMDNGGYYISPKISFQDIGSMIKHYHNKADGLCRKLDRPCVKPKAQKPWDKDAWEISKDSIKMVKRLGAGQFGEVWMAHYNNATTVAVKTLKPGTMTAEAFMEEANVMKTLQHDRLVRLYAVVTKTQPIYIITEFMANGSLLDFLKSDAGCKLQLPKLIDFSAQIAEGMAYIEKKNYIHRDLRAANVLVSESLLCKIADFGLARIIEDDEYSAREGAKFPIKWTAPEAINYGSFTIKSDMWSFGVLLYEIITYGKIPYPGMTKGEVISSLQRGYRMPQPDNCPDELYTILMSCWKSKPEDRPTFEYMQSVLDDFYTATEGQYQQQP, via the exons ATGGGCTGTATGAAGTCCACGCTGAGCGGAGGTCTGAGCAGAGGTGTGGAGGTGAAGAGCGGCCAGCAGACT CAGAATAACTCCCTGTTACCCGGTCAAGTGTTTCAAAAGATGGAAG AGCAAAGCGTGGGTAAAATTGTGATCGGCCTTTATCCGTATGAAGCCGTGCATCCCGACGACTTAGGATTCAAGAAGGgagaaaagatgaaaatctTAGAGGA ACATGGGGAGTGGTGGAAAGCAAAGTCATTGACAACCAACAAAGAAGGATTCATCCCGTGCAATTATGTTGCCCAAGCCGACACCATGGAAACAGAAGA GTGGTTTTTCAAGGACATCACAAGGAAGGATGCAGAGAGGCAGCTGTTGGCGCCAGCAAACAAACCAGGCTCTTATCTTATCAGGGAGAGTGAAACATCAAAAG GAAGTTACTCATTGTCCATCAGAGACGTGGACGCCCAGGGGACGGATTCCGTCAAACACTATAAGATCAGGATGATGGATAATGGCGGCTATTACATCTCTCCTAAAATCTCCTTCCAAGACATTGGCAGCATGATCAAACACTACCACA ACAAAGCAGATGGCCTTTGTCGTAAGCTGGACCGTCCATGTGTGAAACCCAAAGCGCAGAAACCATGGGACAAAGATGCCTGGGAGATTTCCAAAGATTCCATTAAAATGGTGAAGAGACTCGGAGCAGGGCAGTTTGGAGAAGTCTGGATGG CTCACTACAACAATGCAACCACAGTGGCGGTGAAGACGCTGAAGCCGGGCACCATGACTGCTGAGGCTTTCATGGAAGAAGCCAACGTCATGAAGACGCTGCAGCACGACAGGCTGGTGCGGCTCTACGCTGTCGTCACCAAGACACAACCCATCTACATCATCACGGAATTTATGGCTAACG GCAGCCTACTAGACTTCCTAAAAAGCGACGCAGGATGCAAACTGCAACTCCCCAAGCTCATCGATTTCTCAGCGCAG ATCGCAGAGGGCATGGCGTACATCGAGAAGAAGAATTACATCCACAGAGACCTGAGAGCAGCTAATGTCCTGGTGTCAGAGAGTCTGCTCTGTAAAATAGCTGATTTTGGACTGGCCAGAATCATAGAGGATGACGAATACTCTGCCAGAGAGG GGGCCAAATTCCCCATCAAGTGGACCGCTCCAGAGGCCATCAACTATGGCTCCTTCACCATCAAGTCAGACATGTGGTCCTTCGGAGTCCTGCTCTATGAGATTATAACCTACGGGAAAATCCCCTACCCAG GTATGACTAAAGGAGAGGTGATCTCCTCGTTGCAGCGTGGCTACCGCATGCCTCAGCCCGACAACTGTCCTGACGAACTCTACACCATTCTGATGTCCTGCTGGAAGAGCAAACCAGAGGACAGGCCCACCTTTGAATACATGCAGAGCGTCCTGGATGACTTCTACACCGCCACAGAGGGACAATACCAGCAGCAACCATAG
- the lyn gene encoding tyrosine-protein kinase Lyn isoform X4 translates to MGCMKSTLSGGLSRGVEVKSGQQTNNSLLPGQVFQKMEEQSVGKIVIGLYPYEAVHPDDLGFKKGEKMKILEEHGEWWKAKSLTTNKEGFIPCNYVAQADTMETEEWFFKDITRKDAERQLLAPANKPGSYLIRESETSKGSYSLSIRDVDAQGTDSVKHYKIRMMDNGGYYISPKISFQDIGSMIKHYHNKADGLCRKLDRPCVKPKAQKPWDKDAWEISKDSIKMVKRLGAGQFGEVWMAHYNNATTVAVKTLKPGTMTAEAFMEEANVMKTLQHDRLVRLYAVVTKTQPIYIITEFMANGSLLDFLKSDAGCKLQLPKLIDFSAQIAEGMAYIEKKNYIHRDLRAANVLVSESLLCKIADFGLARIIEDDEYSAREGAKFPIKWTAPEAINYGSFTIKSDMWSFGVLLYEIITYGKIPYPGMTKGEVISSLQRGYRMPQPDNCPDELYTILMSCWKSKPEDRPTFEYMQSVLDDFYTATEGQYQQQP, encoded by the exons ATGGGCTGTATGAAGTCCACGCTGAGCGGAGGTCTGAGCAGAGGTGTGGAGGTGAAGAGCGGCCAGCAGACT AATAACTCCCTGTTACCCGGTCAAGTGTTTCAAAAGATGGAAG AGCAAAGCGTGGGTAAAATTGTGATCGGCCTTTATCCGTATGAAGCCGTGCATCCCGACGACTTAGGATTCAAGAAGGgagaaaagatgaaaatctTAGAGGA ACATGGGGAGTGGTGGAAAGCAAAGTCATTGACAACCAACAAAGAAGGATTCATCCCGTGCAATTATGTTGCCCAAGCCGACACCATGGAAACAGAAGA GTGGTTTTTCAAGGACATCACAAGGAAGGATGCAGAGAGGCAGCTGTTGGCGCCAGCAAACAAACCAGGCTCTTATCTTATCAGGGAGAGTGAAACATCAAAAG GAAGTTACTCATTGTCCATCAGAGACGTGGACGCCCAGGGGACGGATTCCGTCAAACACTATAAGATCAGGATGATGGATAATGGCGGCTATTACATCTCTCCTAAAATCTCCTTCCAAGACATTGGCAGCATGATCAAACACTACCACA ACAAAGCAGATGGCCTTTGTCGTAAGCTGGACCGTCCATGTGTGAAACCCAAAGCGCAGAAACCATGGGACAAAGATGCCTGGGAGATTTCCAAAGATTCCATTAAAATGGTGAAGAGACTCGGAGCAGGGCAGTTTGGAGAAGTCTGGATGG CTCACTACAACAATGCAACCACAGTGGCGGTGAAGACGCTGAAGCCGGGCACCATGACTGCTGAGGCTTTCATGGAAGAAGCCAACGTCATGAAGACGCTGCAGCACGACAGGCTGGTGCGGCTCTACGCTGTCGTCACCAAGACACAACCCATCTACATCATCACGGAATTTATGGCTAACG GCAGCCTACTAGACTTCCTAAAAAGCGACGCAGGATGCAAACTGCAACTCCCCAAGCTCATCGATTTCTCAGCGCAG ATCGCAGAGGGCATGGCGTACATCGAGAAGAAGAATTACATCCACAGAGACCTGAGAGCAGCTAATGTCCTGGTGTCAGAGAGTCTGCTCTGTAAAATAGCTGATTTTGGACTGGCCAGAATCATAGAGGATGACGAATACTCTGCCAGAGAGG GGGCCAAATTCCCCATCAAGTGGACCGCTCCAGAGGCCATCAACTATGGCTCCTTCACCATCAAGTCAGACATGTGGTCCTTCGGAGTCCTGCTCTATGAGATTATAACCTACGGGAAAATCCCCTACCCAG GTATGACTAAAGGAGAGGTGATCTCCTCGTTGCAGCGTGGCTACCGCATGCCTCAGCCCGACAACTGTCCTGACGAACTCTACACCATTCTGATGTCCTGCTGGAAGAGCAAACCAGAGGACAGGCCCACCTTTGAATACATGCAGAGCGTCCTGGATGACTTCTACACCGCCACAGAGGGACAATACCAGCAGCAACCATAG
- the lyn gene encoding tyrosine-protein kinase Lyn isoform X5 yields MKILEEHGEWWKAKSLTTNKEGFIPCNYVAQADTMETEEWFFKDITRKDAERQLLAPANKPGSYLIRESETSKGSYSLSIRDVDAQGTDSVKHYKIRMMDNGGYYISPKISFQDIGSMIKHYHNKADGLCRKLDRPCVKPKAQKPWDKDAWEISKDSIKMVKRLGAGQFGEVWMAHYNNATTVAVKTLKPGTMTAEAFMEEANVMKTLQHDRLVRLYAVVTKTQPIYIITEFMANGSLLDFLKSDAGCKLQLPKLIDFSAQIAEGMAYIEKKNYIHRDLRAANVLVSESLLCKIADFGLARIIEDDEYSAREGAKFPIKWTAPEAINYGSFTIKSDMWSFGVLLYEIITYGKIPYPGMTKGEVISSLQRGYRMPQPDNCPDELYTILMSCWKSKPEDRPTFEYMQSVLDDFYTATEGQYQQQP; encoded by the exons atgaaaatctTAGAGGA ACATGGGGAGTGGTGGAAAGCAAAGTCATTGACAACCAACAAAGAAGGATTCATCCCGTGCAATTATGTTGCCCAAGCCGACACCATGGAAACAGAAGA GTGGTTTTTCAAGGACATCACAAGGAAGGATGCAGAGAGGCAGCTGTTGGCGCCAGCAAACAAACCAGGCTCTTATCTTATCAGGGAGAGTGAAACATCAAAAG GAAGTTACTCATTGTCCATCAGAGACGTGGACGCCCAGGGGACGGATTCCGTCAAACACTATAAGATCAGGATGATGGATAATGGCGGCTATTACATCTCTCCTAAAATCTCCTTCCAAGACATTGGCAGCATGATCAAACACTACCACA ACAAAGCAGATGGCCTTTGTCGTAAGCTGGACCGTCCATGTGTGAAACCCAAAGCGCAGAAACCATGGGACAAAGATGCCTGGGAGATTTCCAAAGATTCCATTAAAATGGTGAAGAGACTCGGAGCAGGGCAGTTTGGAGAAGTCTGGATGG CTCACTACAACAATGCAACCACAGTGGCGGTGAAGACGCTGAAGCCGGGCACCATGACTGCTGAGGCTTTCATGGAAGAAGCCAACGTCATGAAGACGCTGCAGCACGACAGGCTGGTGCGGCTCTACGCTGTCGTCACCAAGACACAACCCATCTACATCATCACGGAATTTATGGCTAACG GCAGCCTACTAGACTTCCTAAAAAGCGACGCAGGATGCAAACTGCAACTCCCCAAGCTCATCGATTTCTCAGCGCAG ATCGCAGAGGGCATGGCGTACATCGAGAAGAAGAATTACATCCACAGAGACCTGAGAGCAGCTAATGTCCTGGTGTCAGAGAGTCTGCTCTGTAAAATAGCTGATTTTGGACTGGCCAGAATCATAGAGGATGACGAATACTCTGCCAGAGAGG GGGCCAAATTCCCCATCAAGTGGACCGCTCCAGAGGCCATCAACTATGGCTCCTTCACCATCAAGTCAGACATGTGGTCCTTCGGAGTCCTGCTCTATGAGATTATAACCTACGGGAAAATCCCCTACCCAG GTATGACTAAAGGAGAGGTGATCTCCTCGTTGCAGCGTGGCTACCGCATGCCTCAGCCCGACAACTGTCCTGACGAACTCTACACCATTCTGATGTCCTGCTGGAAGAGCAAACCAGAGGACAGGCCCACCTTTGAATACATGCAGAGCGTCCTGGATGACTTCTACACCGCCACAGAGGGACAATACCAGCAGCAACCATAG
- the lyn gene encoding tyrosine-protein kinase Lyn isoform X2, translating into MGCMKSTLSGGLSRGVEVKSGQQTVRTDYTHYVRDPTSNTKNNINNSLLPGQVFQKMEEQSVGKIVIGLYPYEAVHPDDLGFKKGEKMKILEEHGEWWKAKSLTTNKEGFIPCNYVAQADTMETEEWFFKDITRKDAERQLLAPANKPGSYLIRESETSKGSYSLSIRDVDAQGTDSVKHYKIRMMDNGGYYISPKISFQDIGSMIKHYHNKADGLCRKLDRPCVKPKAQKPWDKDAWEISKDSIKMVKRLGAGQFGEVWMAHYNNATTVAVKTLKPGTMTAEAFMEEANVMKTLQHDRLVRLYAVVTKTQPIYIITEFMANGSLLDFLKSDAGCKLQLPKLIDFSAQIAEGMAYIEKKNYIHRDLRAANVLVSESLLCKIADFGLARIIEDDEYSAREGAKFPIKWTAPEAINYGSFTIKSDMWSFGVLLYEIITYGKIPYPGMTKGEVISSLQRGYRMPQPDNCPDELYTILMSCWKSKPEDRPTFEYMQSVLDDFYTATEGQYQQQP; encoded by the exons ATGGGCTGTATGAAGTCCACGCTGAGCGGAGGTCTGAGCAGAGGTGTGGAGGTGAAGAGCGGCCAGCAGACTGTACGTACCGACTACACGCACTATGTCAGAGACCCCACCTccaatacaaaaaacaacata AATAACTCCCTGTTACCCGGTCAAGTGTTTCAAAAGATGGAAG AGCAAAGCGTGGGTAAAATTGTGATCGGCCTTTATCCGTATGAAGCCGTGCATCCCGACGACTTAGGATTCAAGAAGGgagaaaagatgaaaatctTAGAGGA ACATGGGGAGTGGTGGAAAGCAAAGTCATTGACAACCAACAAAGAAGGATTCATCCCGTGCAATTATGTTGCCCAAGCCGACACCATGGAAACAGAAGA GTGGTTTTTCAAGGACATCACAAGGAAGGATGCAGAGAGGCAGCTGTTGGCGCCAGCAAACAAACCAGGCTCTTATCTTATCAGGGAGAGTGAAACATCAAAAG GAAGTTACTCATTGTCCATCAGAGACGTGGACGCCCAGGGGACGGATTCCGTCAAACACTATAAGATCAGGATGATGGATAATGGCGGCTATTACATCTCTCCTAAAATCTCCTTCCAAGACATTGGCAGCATGATCAAACACTACCACA ACAAAGCAGATGGCCTTTGTCGTAAGCTGGACCGTCCATGTGTGAAACCCAAAGCGCAGAAACCATGGGACAAAGATGCCTGGGAGATTTCCAAAGATTCCATTAAAATGGTGAAGAGACTCGGAGCAGGGCAGTTTGGAGAAGTCTGGATGG CTCACTACAACAATGCAACCACAGTGGCGGTGAAGACGCTGAAGCCGGGCACCATGACTGCTGAGGCTTTCATGGAAGAAGCCAACGTCATGAAGACGCTGCAGCACGACAGGCTGGTGCGGCTCTACGCTGTCGTCACCAAGACACAACCCATCTACATCATCACGGAATTTATGGCTAACG GCAGCCTACTAGACTTCCTAAAAAGCGACGCAGGATGCAAACTGCAACTCCCCAAGCTCATCGATTTCTCAGCGCAG ATCGCAGAGGGCATGGCGTACATCGAGAAGAAGAATTACATCCACAGAGACCTGAGAGCAGCTAATGTCCTGGTGTCAGAGAGTCTGCTCTGTAAAATAGCTGATTTTGGACTGGCCAGAATCATAGAGGATGACGAATACTCTGCCAGAGAGG GGGCCAAATTCCCCATCAAGTGGACCGCTCCAGAGGCCATCAACTATGGCTCCTTCACCATCAAGTCAGACATGTGGTCCTTCGGAGTCCTGCTCTATGAGATTATAACCTACGGGAAAATCCCCTACCCAG GTATGACTAAAGGAGAGGTGATCTCCTCGTTGCAGCGTGGCTACCGCATGCCTCAGCCCGACAACTGTCCTGACGAACTCTACACCATTCTGATGTCCTGCTGGAAGAGCAAACCAGAGGACAGGCCCACCTTTGAATACATGCAGAGCGTCCTGGATGACTTCTACACCGCCACAGAGGGACAATACCAGCAGCAACCATAG
- the lyn gene encoding tyrosine-protein kinase Lyn isoform X1 encodes MGCMKSTLSGGLSRGVEVKSGQQTVRTDYTHYVRDPTSNTKNNIQNNSLLPGQVFQKMEEQSVGKIVIGLYPYEAVHPDDLGFKKGEKMKILEEHGEWWKAKSLTTNKEGFIPCNYVAQADTMETEEWFFKDITRKDAERQLLAPANKPGSYLIRESETSKGSYSLSIRDVDAQGTDSVKHYKIRMMDNGGYYISPKISFQDIGSMIKHYHNKADGLCRKLDRPCVKPKAQKPWDKDAWEISKDSIKMVKRLGAGQFGEVWMAHYNNATTVAVKTLKPGTMTAEAFMEEANVMKTLQHDRLVRLYAVVTKTQPIYIITEFMANGSLLDFLKSDAGCKLQLPKLIDFSAQIAEGMAYIEKKNYIHRDLRAANVLVSESLLCKIADFGLARIIEDDEYSAREGAKFPIKWTAPEAINYGSFTIKSDMWSFGVLLYEIITYGKIPYPGMTKGEVISSLQRGYRMPQPDNCPDELYTILMSCWKSKPEDRPTFEYMQSVLDDFYTATEGQYQQQP; translated from the exons ATGGGCTGTATGAAGTCCACGCTGAGCGGAGGTCTGAGCAGAGGTGTGGAGGTGAAGAGCGGCCAGCAGACTGTACGTACCGACTACACGCACTATGTCAGAGACCCCACCTccaatacaaaaaacaacata CAGAATAACTCCCTGTTACCCGGTCAAGTGTTTCAAAAGATGGAAG AGCAAAGCGTGGGTAAAATTGTGATCGGCCTTTATCCGTATGAAGCCGTGCATCCCGACGACTTAGGATTCAAGAAGGgagaaaagatgaaaatctTAGAGGA ACATGGGGAGTGGTGGAAAGCAAAGTCATTGACAACCAACAAAGAAGGATTCATCCCGTGCAATTATGTTGCCCAAGCCGACACCATGGAAACAGAAGA GTGGTTTTTCAAGGACATCACAAGGAAGGATGCAGAGAGGCAGCTGTTGGCGCCAGCAAACAAACCAGGCTCTTATCTTATCAGGGAGAGTGAAACATCAAAAG GAAGTTACTCATTGTCCATCAGAGACGTGGACGCCCAGGGGACGGATTCCGTCAAACACTATAAGATCAGGATGATGGATAATGGCGGCTATTACATCTCTCCTAAAATCTCCTTCCAAGACATTGGCAGCATGATCAAACACTACCACA ACAAAGCAGATGGCCTTTGTCGTAAGCTGGACCGTCCATGTGTGAAACCCAAAGCGCAGAAACCATGGGACAAAGATGCCTGGGAGATTTCCAAAGATTCCATTAAAATGGTGAAGAGACTCGGAGCAGGGCAGTTTGGAGAAGTCTGGATGG CTCACTACAACAATGCAACCACAGTGGCGGTGAAGACGCTGAAGCCGGGCACCATGACTGCTGAGGCTTTCATGGAAGAAGCCAACGTCATGAAGACGCTGCAGCACGACAGGCTGGTGCGGCTCTACGCTGTCGTCACCAAGACACAACCCATCTACATCATCACGGAATTTATGGCTAACG GCAGCCTACTAGACTTCCTAAAAAGCGACGCAGGATGCAAACTGCAACTCCCCAAGCTCATCGATTTCTCAGCGCAG ATCGCAGAGGGCATGGCGTACATCGAGAAGAAGAATTACATCCACAGAGACCTGAGAGCAGCTAATGTCCTGGTGTCAGAGAGTCTGCTCTGTAAAATAGCTGATTTTGGACTGGCCAGAATCATAGAGGATGACGAATACTCTGCCAGAGAGG GGGCCAAATTCCCCATCAAGTGGACCGCTCCAGAGGCCATCAACTATGGCTCCTTCACCATCAAGTCAGACATGTGGTCCTTCGGAGTCCTGCTCTATGAGATTATAACCTACGGGAAAATCCCCTACCCAG GTATGACTAAAGGAGAGGTGATCTCCTCGTTGCAGCGTGGCTACCGCATGCCTCAGCCCGACAACTGTCCTGACGAACTCTACACCATTCTGATGTCCTGCTGGAAGAGCAAACCAGAGGACAGGCCCACCTTTGAATACATGCAGAGCGTCCTGGATGACTTCTACACCGCCACAGAGGGACAATACCAGCAGCAACCATAG